In a single window of the Mesorhizobium shangrilense genome:
- a CDS encoding FAD-binding oxidoreductase, whose product MSNAAVDELLMRLGPDKVKVGGEIPLRNWSDASGLEPASPLALVLPRTTEDVSAALAICHAHGQAVVTQGGLTGLAGGAHPGEGEVALSLERMVGVEELDRSSSTLTALAGTPLHLVQQAADDAGLMCGIDLGARGSCTIGGNVATNAGGNQVLRYGMARKNVLGLEAVLADGTVVRSLNKMMKNNAGYDWTQLFIGSEGTLGVVTRVVVALHPKPVGVQTAVLAVSSTSDAIAVLRGLERSLPAGLLVFEAMWREMYEIATTSIGVAAPIEQGHDLYLLVEAPGGAAAFEAALAGLYEDGLVLDAVIAKSQAERDGFWALRESVYEYDRHFSKGVGFDISIPLDRLSEAIDALRRDLPAAFRGVVWVAFGHIADSNIHLQIMPPDLTDFVRKAVEQLVYDHTKRLGGSVSAEHGIGRIKRSYLGMTRSAPELALMASVKRALDPKDILNPGRIL is encoded by the coding sequence ATGTCGAATGCGGCCGTTGATGAGCTGCTGATGCGGCTCGGGCCCGACAAGGTGAAAGTCGGCGGCGAAATACCCTTGCGCAACTGGTCGGACGCATCCGGCCTTGAGCCGGCATCGCCGCTGGCGCTCGTCCTGCCGCGCACGACCGAAGACGTTTCGGCCGCCCTCGCTATCTGCCACGCTCACGGCCAGGCCGTGGTGACACAAGGTGGGCTGACCGGTCTGGCCGGAGGGGCCCATCCGGGCGAGGGCGAAGTGGCGCTTTCGCTGGAGCGCATGGTGGGTGTCGAGGAGTTGGACCGCAGCAGCAGCACGTTGACGGCGCTCGCCGGGACGCCGCTGCACCTGGTGCAGCAGGCGGCAGACGACGCCGGCCTGATGTGCGGCATCGATCTCGGAGCGCGGGGCTCCTGCACCATCGGCGGCAACGTCGCCACAAACGCCGGCGGCAACCAGGTGCTGCGGTACGGCATGGCGCGGAAGAACGTGCTGGGGCTGGAAGCCGTCCTCGCCGACGGTACGGTTGTCCGCTCGCTCAACAAGATGATGAAGAACAACGCCGGCTACGACTGGACGCAGCTCTTCATTGGGTCCGAGGGGACGCTCGGCGTCGTCACGCGCGTGGTGGTGGCCCTCCATCCGAAGCCGGTCGGCGTCCAGACCGCGGTCCTGGCGGTTTCCTCGACGTCGGATGCGATCGCCGTGCTGCGTGGTCTGGAACGGTCGCTGCCGGCGGGTCTGCTGGTCTTCGAGGCGATGTGGCGTGAAATGTATGAGATCGCCACGACCTCGATCGGCGTCGCGGCGCCGATCGAGCAGGGGCATGACCTCTATCTTTTGGTGGAAGCGCCCGGCGGCGCCGCGGCCTTCGAGGCGGCGCTTGCGGGCCTTTACGAAGATGGTCTGGTGCTGGACGCCGTCATTGCCAAGTCTCAGGCCGAGCGCGACGGCTTCTGGGCCCTGCGCGAGAGCGTCTACGAATATGACCGCCACTTCAGCAAGGGCGTCGGCTTCGACATCTCGATTCCACTCGATCGCCTGTCAGAGGCGATTGACGCGCTCAGACGCGATCTCCCTGCTGCCTTCCGGGGCGTGGTGTGGGTTGCGTTCGGGCACATCGCCGATTCGAACATCCACCTGCAGATCATGCCGCCCGATCTTACGGATTTCGTGAGGAAAGCCGTCGAACAACTCGTCTACGATCACACGAAACGGCTCGGCGGCTCGGTTTCGGCCGAGCATGGCATTGGACGTATCAAGCGGTCCTATCTCGGCATGACGCGCAGCGCGCCGGAACTGGCGCTGATGGCGAGCGTCAAGCGCGCGCTCGATCCCAAGGACATTCTCAATCCGGGGCGGATCCTGTGA
- a CDS encoding Ldh family oxidoreductase → MADQANRTILVDPAVLEGRVFSSLRDNGADGPSAEATTRALMHASRLGVDSHGVRLVPHYAMVLKGGRVNGLPKRTIRRTAAATAVLDADDGLGHPAAYQGMELACEIARESGVGVVGIVRSSHFGAAGAYARAGAEAGFVALCTSNADSAVTLFDGVAPFHGTNPIAAAAPVAGGRPWLLDLATSSIPFNRVLLYRSLGLGLPADVAVDGEGHPTTEAELARTLLPLGGAQYGFKGAGLAGLATILSAVLMGMAVDDQMIQMGSEDIRTPRNMGQFCLAIDPERFGGAAAFGEAMAGYLDRLREAPARAGREIMAPGDREWKVEADRMRNGIPVDVDTARFLQLEG, encoded by the coding sequence ATGGCAGATCAAGCGAACCGGACGATCCTCGTTGACCCGGCAGTTCTCGAGGGGCGGGTCTTCTCCTCTCTGCGCGACAATGGCGCGGACGGACCATCGGCCGAAGCGACGACGCGGGCGCTGATGCATGCGTCGCGACTGGGCGTCGACAGCCACGGCGTGAGGCTGGTCCCACACTATGCCATGGTGTTGAAAGGCGGCCGCGTCAACGGATTGCCGAAGCGCACGATCAGGCGAACTGCAGCGGCTACCGCCGTTCTCGACGCCGACGACGGGCTCGGGCATCCGGCCGCCTATCAAGGCATGGAGCTTGCCTGCGAGATCGCGCGTGAAAGCGGGGTCGGCGTAGTGGGGATCGTCCGCTCCTCGCATTTCGGGGCGGCTGGCGCTTATGCGCGGGCCGGCGCCGAAGCGGGTTTCGTCGCCCTCTGCACCTCGAACGCCGATTCCGCCGTCACCTTGTTCGATGGCGTTGCGCCCTTCCACGGCACCAATCCGATCGCCGCGGCGGCGCCCGTCGCCGGCGGCAGGCCTTGGCTGCTGGATCTTGCAACCTCATCCATTCCGTTCAACCGCGTGCTTCTCTATCGTTCGCTGGGGCTTGGGCTGCCTGCCGACGTCGCCGTGGATGGCGAGGGACACCCGACGACCGAGGCCGAACTCGCCCGCACGTTGCTGCCCTTGGGTGGCGCGCAGTACGGTTTCAAGGGAGCCGGGCTGGCGGGTCTTGCAACCATCCTTTCCGCCGTGCTGATGGGGATGGCCGTCGATGACCAGATGATCCAGATGGGGTCGGAGGACATCCGGACGCCGCGCAACATGGGGCAATTCTGCCTGGCGATCGATCCGGAGCGGTTCGGCGGCGCAGCCGCCTTCGGGGAGGCGATGGCTGGCTATCTCGACCGGCTGAGGGAGGCGCCCGCGCGCGCCGGACGTGAGATCATGGCGCCCGGAGATCGCGAATGGAAGGTCGAGGCCGATCGGATGCGCAACGGAATCCCTGTCGACGTCGACACGGCTCGATTCCTGCAGCTTGAGGGCTGA
- a CDS encoding DUF982 domain-containing protein produces the protein MTDVWFSRPVLVAVGITGDVQNVLGPKQALELLDHHWRNAGTPAFLNARHACVTAMHGEKPADAAREAFMDAAREARLLAE, from the coding sequence ATGACTGATGTCTGGTTTTCGCGACCGGTTCTTGTGGCGGTGGGCATCACGGGCGACGTTCAGAACGTGCTCGGCCCGAAGCAGGCGCTCGAACTCCTCGACCATCACTGGCGCAATGCGGGCACGCCCGCATTCCTCAATGCGCGGCATGCCTGCGTCACCGCCATGCACGGCGAGAAGCCGGCCGACGCCGCTCGTGAGGCGTTCATGGACGCGGCTCGCGAAGCGCGGCTACTGGCAGAGTAA
- a CDS encoding YMGG-like glycine zipper-containing protein yields MRRQAAVFVTLLGLAVSGCAQTEQQQRAGTGALVGAAGGALVGQALGRDTKSTVIGAASGALLGAAVGTATTPNRGEQMCQYRGRDGRIFVAPCDERYYSGNY; encoded by the coding sequence ATGCGACGGCAAGCTGCGGTTTTTGTTACACTCCTGGGCCTCGCGGTCAGTGGCTGCGCGCAGACCGAACAGCAGCAGCGCGCGGGAACTGGTGCGCTCGTCGGCGCTGCTGGCGGCGCCCTCGTCGGACAGGCCCTCGGCCGCGACACGAAGAGCACCGTGATCGGCGCAGCCAGCGGCGCGCTGCTCGGCGCGGCGGTCGGCACCGCGACCACCCCGAACCGGGGCGAACAGATGTGCCAGTACCGGGGCCGTGACGGCAGGATCTTCGTCGCGCCGTGTGACGAGCGCTACTACTCCGGGAACTACTGA